In Gossypium hirsutum isolate 1008001.06 chromosome A10, Gossypium_hirsutum_v2.1, whole genome shotgun sequence, the DNA window caaagaAACAACTACACTTTCACTTATAATTGAAAGATACAATAACACACTTATTTAGGGTTCCATAGTGAAGCTTTACCGACTATATCGACTAGCAACTTCGACAAAACCCGGCATACTTGCACTGCTAAAATCGAGTAGTGTAGTGCAGGAAGATGAACAATGGGAGTGGTCTTAAACAAACGGGAAAGCTGCaacaaataaacaaacaataGCTTCATCAGAATAACACTAACCAGCATTCTATGTCAAAAGTATAATAATGAAAACTGCAGCAATGAATATTATGCAAAATGTACCTCCACACTTGTGACCGACAGGACGAACAGCAATGTTGCAGCGTTTTGGAATGGTGACCGCAACTTCTGGCCTCACTCCCGCATTGTATGCCGTACGAGATTGCAAAATAGCACAAAGGCAGCTTGGATTGCTGAGCTTTTTCTCCATTATAGTGCAGCAACGCTCGGAAACAGGAGCTCTGAAATATTTAGCTGCGTATGTACATGGAGCCAGCTTCTGAGCCTCCTTCTCGATGTCATGTTTTCCACAGGGACCATAATAATTACTAGTTCCATACACTCCATTGAACCCTGCAATGGTCATACTCACAACAAACACGAGAATGCACATGTACTTCACCGGAGTTTCCATCTCTTCAATGCAATCAAAGATATAAGGGACACTTTACAAGAACTTGAACTGTAACAAAAACACTTCTCAACAATTTATACCAAATCAAATAGCTGAATAAAGATGAATTCGAACAATTACAATGGACATGGAACTAGAGAAAACGTCTTTGCTCAACTATTCGAGAACATTGCTTTCAAGTGAACTGACCATTAAGTCATATATTCCACCTTGTTTCTCTGTGTGCTCTTTCTCTAACAACCCTAAGAAACCAATCCACGGTTTAAGCATCCATACAAACTAGAATCATGTAGCCCAAGCCACACTTCTACTCTACCTTTCTGAGCTAATACGTATCttgttttagttttctttttacaTTTGAGTTGCGTTTTTTACTTTATTTCCGTGGGCAATCAGCTTGAAAATTGAGGATTTGATAGAAATTCAGATCTTTCTTCATGCGGTTTTCGTATCTACCTTACCTCATCTGTCAATTCAAAAACAA includes these proteins:
- the LOC107953810 gene encoding uncharacterized protein, whose translation is METPVKYMCILVFVVSMTIAGFNGVYGTSNYYGPCGKHDIEKEAQKLAPCTYAAKYFRAPVSERCCTIMEKKLSNPSCLCAILQSRTAYNAGVRPEVAVTIPKRCNIAVRPVGHKCGAFPFV